One Trichormus variabilis 0441 genomic window, TGTAGAACCAGGTTCAATTAAATTACGCGGATATCGCCCCACGGTGAAGGGGAATCCACGCCAAATTAACGCCGCGATTGAATTGATCCGCGAAAGCCGTCGTCCTTTACTATACGTTGGTGGTGGAGCGATCGCATCCGGCGCTCATGCAGAAATTCAGGAACTCGCCGAATTATTTAATATCCCCGTCACTACCACCTTGATGGGTATCGGTGCTTTTGATGAACATCATCCTTTATCTTTGGGGATGTTGGGGATGCACGGCACAGCTTACGCTAACTTTGCTGTGACTGATTGTGATTTGTTGATTTGCGTCGGTGCGAGGTTTGATGACCGCGTTACCGGCAAATTAGATGAGTTTGCATCCCGCGCCAAAGTTATTCATATCGATATTGACCCCGCCGAAGTTGGTAAAAACCGCATTCCTGAAGTCCCTATTGTTGGCGATGTACGGAAAGTTTTACTTGATTTGTTGCGTCGTTGTAAACAAACAGGTGCCAAAAATACCCCCAACCAAAACCAAGAATGGCTCAACTTAATTAACCGTTGGCGGGAAGATTACCCTCTAGTAATTCCCCAACATCCAGACAGCATTCCCCCACAAGAAGTAATTGTGGAAGTTGGTAGTCAAGCACCCCATGCTTTCTACACCACGGATGTTGGTCAACATCAAATGTGGGCAGCCCAATTCCTCAAGAACGGCCCCAGACGTTGGATTTCTAGCGCAGGCTTGGGAACGATGGGTTTTGGTTTACCTGCCGCCATTGGCGCTAAAGTGGCCTTCCCAGATGAACAAGTAATCTGTATTAGCGGTGATGCCAGTTTCCAAATGTGTCTGCAAGAGCTTGGCACTGCTTCACAATATGGAATAAATGTCAAGACCGTAATTTTAAATAACGGTTGGCAAGGGATGGTACGCCAATGGCAGCAAGCCTTCCACGGCGAACGCTACTCCTGCTCAAATATGGAAGTAGGGATGCCAGATGTGGAGTTATTGGCAAAAGCCTACGGCATTAAGGGTATTGTAGTTACGCAAAGAGAGCAATTGAAAGATGCGATCGCTCAAATGTTAGCCTACGATGGCCCAGTTATTTTGGATGTCCGCGTCACAAAAGACGAGAACTGTTACCCAATGGTAGCTCCTGGTAAGAGTAATGCTCAAATGATTGGCTTACCAAAGCAACCACAAAGGACCAGTGTTGAACCAGTTTATTGCAGCCATTGTGGTACGTCGAATTTACCTAATCACAATTTCTGTTCTGAATGTGGGACTAAGTTGTAATTCATTTGCAGTTACATAATTGATTGTGATGACGCAGGGTTTTATGTACCCTGCGTTTTTTTTCAACACAGGGAAAACCAAAAAATAAACCATTTGTAGAGACGCGATTCATCGCGTCTTCACATTCACCCAATGATGTTTTGCCATCATTAATTGAACTGATATTATTCCAAATTTTGAATGGATTCCCCTCCCGCTTCCTCAAGCAGTACGAGGAATCCGTTCAATTTCTGCGTAGCCACTGAAAATTAACCTGTCTCCTTCCGTTTCTAATCGGTTTAGCCGCATTTTCACGCCATCAAGGTCAAAACGGTCTAAATCGACCATATTATCTAAAATCTCCGCCAATGCTAGGCTCAGGGTTTGTGATATTTCTCGTTGTGTTTCGGGAACAGCACCCAGTTCAACTTTGGGATCTTGAAAAGAAATACGGCGGCGCTTTTCGACAGCCACCGTTAGAGTCATGGTAATGGGGATCAGTTCTCCGCTACCTAAATCAGCCTGAGCTGTCAGTCTGAGGCTATTTTGGGGTAATAGTTGTATCTGAACTTCGGTAAAAGAGACTGGTTTACCATCAGATAATTCAGTTAAGGCGGGTACAGTTAAGTTGACTAGACGCTTTTGTACTAGTTCAGCTTTAAAGGCCTGATTAATTCCAGTTTCCGATAAAATTACTTGAGCGATCGCCTGTGTTGGCTGCTTGAGATTCAATTTACCACTCAAAACAGCACCAAAGTCAATAGACACAGCATCCGTCTCAAAAGACATCTCCTCTACTGCAAACTCTCTACGGATGACTAAGCCGCGTCCGCTCATTTTGAAGCTATCAATGCTACCTTGCAACAGCTTGCTAGAGGGGAAGCAGCGCACAAAGACTTCTACTGACTCGCTTTGGGAAAACAAGTGGCGAATCGTTTGGCTGGCTACTGTATTGAGCATTCTCTCGCCCCAATCAGTGCCTTTAGGATCTTGTAAACCAGTAAGTCCGCCGAACATTTGGTTGTGGGTCTCTAGAAGTTCTTTGTACTCTTGTAACAAAATGTGAAGATTTCAGCAAGTCCTTGGGGATTCATTGTGCTGATACCAAGACTTGATTTTACTGATTAATGGGCAAGAAAAAGCATTTGTGAAAGTCTCATGATTACTCAGCAAATGCAGACAAAATCATACAGTGCAAAGACGCTGCACGTTTGTGCTTTTCCCACTTAGTGGTATGCGCCTTTGCGCGAAAATAGCAAATATCTCCTACTCAGCCACTAAAAACAATCTCAGCCCTAGCGACAACCCAAAGATTCACGGGTATCAACACCAGTCTTAGAATTCACCCCACTGGCCTTAACACAGAGTTTTTTCACCTCTGTTCCATCTAAAACCGCATTAGTAAAATCTGCCCCACTGACATCAACATTATCAAAAACAGAACGTAGCATCATGGCATCAGTCAAAACAGCATCGCTTAAATCAGCATTTTTAAACCTTGCCAGATAAGCTATACCGTTACTAAAATCCACACCATGCAAATTAACCCCCTCCAGCACAGTCCCGTTAAATACACCACCACGTAAGTCAGCATTGCTAAAATTGGCATTCTCTAAATCTACATTGGTAAACTCAGAACCAATTAAACTTTGACCAGAGAAATCCTTTGCCTTCAGTTCATCACCAGCTGAACGGGTGATACTAGACGAACTCGCAGCTTGCGCTGACCCAGGAAACAGAAATAAAACCATCGCTAAAACAAAACTAGCCACTACTCGCCAATATTTCATAACGTATTCTTAATAAATCTCAACACTCCACCATTATTAAACATTAAAGGGGAATGGTGAGTAGAGAGTAGAAAATCGTGGGTAAGACAATTTCTCACTCCCTATTAATTGAAACCATCACGTAGGATATTAAATGTTGAAGTGCGATCGCATAAGCAAAACTATCTGTGGCTAATCAAAAAGACACTGCCGAAACCTTAGCGAGAACTCCTTTGTATCAACTGAGTCTAGAACTCAACGCCCGTTTGACCAGCTTTGGCGGGTGGGAAATGCCAGTACAATTCAGTGGGATTACCCGCGAACACGAAGCAGTGAGAAATGCTGCTGGGATGTTTGACATATCTCACATGGGGAAATTTACCCTCCAAGGTAAAAACCTGATTTCTCAACTCCAAGGTTTAGTTCCTTCAGACTTGAGTAGGTTGCAACCAGGACAAGCCCAATACACCGTGTTGTTAAACCCCCAAGGAGGAATCATTGACGATATCATTGTCTACTACCAAGGTGAAGACAACAGTGGTATGCAACAGGCATTTATCATCGTCAACGCAGCCACCACCAGTAAAGACAAAGCATGGATACTGTCACACCTTGACCAAAATCAGGTGCAATTCCAAGACATATCACTAGCAAAAGTCTTAATTGCCGTCCAAGGGCCAAAAGCCATTGACTATCTCCAGCCTTTTGTGCAGCAAAATTTACAACCAATCAAAGCCTTCGGACATCTAGGAGCCACAGTACTAGGTCAAGCAGGTTTTATAGCCCGTACAGGTTACACCGGGGAAGATGGCTTTGAGATTTTGTTAGACCCAGAAGTGGGAGTGGAGTTATGGCGTAGTTTATCTAATGCAGGTGTCATTCCCTGTGGCTTAGGTGCAAGAGATACCCTGAGGCTAGAAGCAGCTATGGCACTCTACGGTCAAGACATCAATGACAACACCACTCCTCTAGAAGCTGGGTTAGGGTGGTTAGTTCATTTGGATACCAAAGGAGATTTTATTGGTCGGTCAGTTTTAGAACAACAAAAGGCCACAGGAGTAAAACGCCGCCTCATAGGTTTGCAAGCCCAAGGACGTAACATCGCCCGTCATGGTTACCAAGTTCTCTCAGACGGTAAAGTAGTAGGCGAAGTGACTAGCGGTACTCTATCGCCTACACTAGGTCATCCCGTTGCTTTAGCCTACGTCCCCAGCAAACTAGCAAAAGTTGGTCAACCCCTAGAAGTCGAAATTCGCGGTAAAGCATACCCAGCCGTTGTAGTTAAGCGACCATTTTATCGTTCAAGTCAGAAGGGCTAGAAAATCACGATTAGGGTAAGCAGAGGGTCTAAAGAGCGAAAATTTAGCCTATCTCCAGCCCCCAATCTAAAAATCAATGTTGACCTACTGAATGTGTTGTAAGATACTCAATCACAGTATGGTCATTAACTAAATATGGTCTTAATTACTTTGGGACGCTAATTGTTTAATATTTCAGAGGAAAAGAAATGTCGTCGTTTGAATACCCTCAAGATTTAAGATATTTGGATACTCATGAATATGTGAGGTTAGATGGCGAAATCGCTACTATCGGTATTACAGAATTTGCTGTAGATCAATTGGGTGATGTGGTTTTTCTAGAACTGCCAGATATTGGCGATTTACTGACTAAAGGAGACACTTTCGGCACAATTGAATCAGTCAAAGCCGTCGAAGACTTGAACGCACCAATCACAGGAACAGTTGTAGAACGCAACGAAATTTTGATTGAATCTCCCGACGCAGTTGCAGATGATCCCTACGGTGAAGGATGGTTCTTGAAAGTACGTGTGAATGACCCTGACGAAGTAAATGATGCTTTGACGGCAGATGAATATCGTGCTGAGGTAGAAGGGGAATAGTTAGGGGTTTAGGGGTATGGGGGTATAAATATTTGAAACCCGTATACCCGTACATCCTTACACCCTTACACCCGGTCTCAATAGAAAATCTGGATGCGTAAGTCCTAAATTATTGATGAATCATTCAAGAGTTTATAAAATACCCCTAACAGGTAGGGGTATTTGTTGCAAAATATTAAATAGTTACTTCTGGAGTTTAATTTAGTGGTATCTTATGCCTCTATTCGTCAGTCTAGCGATGAAGCTGACTCTACCGTGGATGCTAGTCAAAAGCTAGACGCAAGGAAACAAGATTTAAATAATTTTATACAAAGACATATAGGCCCATCATCGGCAGATATTCAACATATGCTTGATGTGTTGGGATTCTCTAGTCTAGATGACCTGATTGAGAAAACAGTACCAAGCACAATCAGACTGCATAAAAAACTACAGTTGCCAACAGCACAGACTGAGTATGCAGCCCTGGCAAAGTTAAAACAAATTGCTTCTAAAAATCAGGTGTTTCGCTCATACATTGGTATGGGATATTACGATACGATTACTCCTCCAGTAATTGGGCGTAATATCTTAGAAAACCCTGGTTGGTATACTGCTTATACTCCTTATCAACCAGAGATTGCCCAAGGGCGGCTAGAAGCACTGCTTAATTTCCAAACCATGATTATCGATTTAACAGGGTTGGAAATTGCCAATGCTTCCCTACTTGATGAAGCGACAGCCGCCGCCGAAGCCATGAGTATGAGTTATGGTGTGAGCAAAAATAAGGCCAATGCTTATTTTGTCTCTCATGATTGTCATCCCCAAACCATCGACGTTTTGCAAACACGGGCTAAACCCTTGGGGATTGAGATTATTATCGGGGATCATCAGACATTCGATTTCCAAAAACCAATTTTTGGTGCAGTCTTACAATATCCTGCCAGTGATGGCACAATCTACGACTACCGAGCTTTTATTGAAACAGCTCATGCTCAAGGTGCATTGGTAACGGTAGCCGCAGACCCATTAAGCTTAACTTTACTTACCCCTCCTGGTGAATTTGGGGCTGATATTGCCGTAGGTAGCACTCAGCGCTTCGGTATTCCCTTGGGGTTCGGTGGGCCTCATGCGGCGTATTTTGCCACTAAAGAAGAGTACAAGCGGCAAGTTCCAGGGCGAATTGTGGGGGTATCTAAAGATGTCAACGGTAAAACTGCCCTGCGTCTAGCTTTGCAAACCCGCGAACAACATATCCGCCGCGAAAAAGCTACCAGTAATATTTGTACAGCACAGGTATTACTGGCAGTGATGGCGAGTATGTACGCTGTGTATCACGGCCCAGAAGGACTAAAGCAAATCGCGGAGAATATTCACCAGCTAACCGTGACTTTGGCAGAAGGACTAAAACGTCTGGGTTACAAAATTAGTTCCGAACATTTCTTTGATACTCTGCGGGTAGAGTTAGGAACAAACAATCTGGAAACTATTCTGGCAGGTTGCCAAGCCCGCAATATTAACCTGCGGATTTTTGATGAGACTGCTGTAGGTATTTCTTTAGATGAAACTACTACACCAGAAGACCTCATCGACCTCTGGCAAATCTTTGCTGGTGAAGACAACTTACCCTTTACCCCAGAAGAACTAATATCTTCTCTCAACCTCCCTCTCCGCAGCAGCAGCTATCTGACGCACCCCGTCTTCAACCGTTATCACTCAGAAACGGAGTTATTGCGTTATCTGCATAGGCTGGAAACTAAAGATTTGTCTCTAACTACATCGATGATTCCCTTGGGTTCCTGCACGATGAAGTTAAACGCTACATCGGAGATGATTCCCGTAACTTGGGAAGAATTCGGCAGAATACATCCCTTTGCGCCCTTAACCCAAACGCGGGGTTATCAAATTCTCTTCCAACAACTTGAGGCGTGGTTAGCAGAAATTACTGGATTTGCCGGGGTTGCTCTCCAGCCTAATGCTGGTTCTCAAGGAGAATATACAGGACTTTTGGTAATTCGTCAGTATCACGAAAGTCGAGGAGAAACACACCGGAATGTGTGTTTAATTCCTACTTCCGCACACGGGACAAACCCAGCAAGTGCGGTGATGTGTGGGATGAAGGTTGTAGCTGTTGCCTGTGATGCCGGAGGTAATATTGATATTGATGACCTCAAAGCTAAGGCAGAAAAACACAGCCATGAACTGGCGGCGTTGATGGTGACTTATCCCTCAACTCACGGAGTGTTTGAAGCGGGAATTCAAGAAATTTGTGCTGTGATTCATAGTCATGGTGGCCAAGTTTACATGGATGGGGCAAATATGAATGCCCAAGTGGGTATTTGTCGTCCAGGGGATATTGGCGCGGATGTTTGTCACTTGAACTTGCACAAAACTTTTTGTATTCCTCACGGTGGCGGTGGCCCTGGTATGGGTCCAATTGGCGTTGCATCCCATCTTGTACGGTTTTTACCTGGACATCCGGTATTGGGGAGTGGGAAAAACCCGCAAAATATTGGTGCTGTGGCTGCTGCGCCTTGGGGAAGTGCTAGTATTTTGGTGATTTCATGGATGTATATTGCCATGATGGGGGCGGATGGATTGACCCAAGCAACTAAGGTGGCAATTCTCAACGCTAATTACATCGCTAAGAGATTGGAAACTTACTACCCTGTGTTGTACAAAGGGCAAAATGGCCTCGTTGCCCATGAGTGTATTTTAGATTTGCGCGCCCTCAAGAAATCCGCCAACATCGAAATTGATGATATAGCCAAGCGTCTTATAGACTACGGTTTCCATGCCCCTACTGTCTCCTGGCCTGTGACAGGTACAATCATGGTAGAACCCACAGAAAGCGAATCGCAAGCAGAATTAGACCGTTTCTGTGATGCCTTGATTGCCATCCGCCAAGAAATCGCCGCCATTGAAGCAGGTAAGATGGATACCCACAATAATCTCTTAAAGAATGCACCCCATACGATTGAAAGTTTGATTGTTGGGGAATGGCTTCATCCTTATTCCCGTGAACAGGCGGCTTATCCCGTGTCTTGGACAAGGGAGTATAAATTCTGGCCCAGTGTGGGAAGAATTGATGCAGCTTTTGGGGACAGAAATTTCGTTTGTTCTTGCCTGCCAATGGAAGCTTATAACTAATTCGTAATTAGGAAAAGGGAACTGGTATGAGATGTTGCTCAATTAACTTGGACGTTAGCCAAAAATAAAGTTCTTTTGGGGTGGGTAGGATACCCACCCTAATATATTGGCTAGTAATTTAACGTGAGTCTGCAACGGGGGAAAAGTTCCGGGAAGGGCAAAAGAAGCAAAGTGAAGCCGGGAGAAGAAGATACTTAAATTATTTTTAATTATTTTTTCGTGAAAAATCATATCGAAATATGCGCCTAACACAACGCCAGTTGCTACAACGGAGGGAACCTCTGCAACGCACTGGCTCCCCTACAGAAACTTTATTTTTGTTTTATAAATAAGCTCTAAGATTAGTTTCTTTAACTATCAAAATATACCAATTCCAATAGCCTTCAATTGCAAAGTAGGGAAACCTCCACCGCCTATATGCCACCTGCGGCTTTCACCGATTTGTTAGACTGTTGACACCAGGATTTTTCAGTCAAATCTCTGATAACGCCAGCAGACGAGGCTATTCATGCTTACAAGTACCCTACTTCTCTCAAACCAACTCCCTAACCTGCAATATTCTTCTACACCAGAGCGATTCGATGAAACCTGGGAAGCCCCCTTGGCCACCCTCCTGGGTCTAGGAAGAGCAGCCGGTGCGGATTTTATTGAACTTTTCCTAGAGCGTCGCAACTATATCAGTAGTTTGGCAGAAGACGATACAATTACCAGTATTTCGCCCAGTCTAGCTACAGGTGCAGGAGTCAGAGTGTTTCGTGGCAAAGCAGATTGCTATGTCAGCACCAACGATTTATCTTTCTCTGGCTTGAAAGCAGCCTTAGAAAAAGGTCTATCTATTCTAGGCTTACAATTACCAGCCCCTAACGCTTTTATCCCAGAAATTAACCTGGAATTACTCAGAGACTATGCCACCAAACGCGGCAAAGACGCTTGGCTGCCTCTGTGCAGTTCTATCCGTGAAATGGGAGAAATCCTACTTGATGGTACAGCCTACCTGAAGCAAAAAGCCAACCACATACAATCACGCCGTGCTAGTTATTTTCGGGATTGGCAAGAAGTATTAGTTGCAGCCAGTGATGGCACATTTGCCCGTGATATTCGCCTAACTCAATCGGTAGGATTTAACCTGCTGTGTGCTGATGGTGCGAACCGTGCTTCCATTGGTGAGCGTGCAGGTAATACCAGCGATGCTAACTTCTTGAGGACTTGGGATTATCAACAAGCTGCCGAGCAAATTTCGGAATCTGCGGGAAAAATGCTCTATGCAGATTATGTGGAATCAGGTACTTACCCCATCATCATGGCGAATCACTTTGGTGGTGTAATTTTCCATGAAGCTTGTGGGCATTTGCTAGAAACTACACAAATAGAACGTAACACCACGCCTTTTGCTGATAAGAAAGGTGAGAAAATTGCCCATGAGAGCCTCACAGCTTGGGATGAAGGAAGAGCCGATAATGCTTTCGGGACAATTGACATGGATGACGAAGGTATGCCAGCCCAAAGAACCCTACTAATTGAAAAAGGTGTTTTGAAAAACTTCTTGGCAGATAGAACAGGCTCTTCCCGCACCGGACATCCGAGAACTGGTAGTGGCCGCCGTCAAAATTATACTTTTGCTGCGGCTAGCCGGATGCGTAATACTTACATCGCCACTGGTGACTACACAGTTGAAGAATTATTTGCTTCTGTAGATAAAGGTATTTACTGCAAAAAGATGGGTGGCGGTAGTGTTGGCGCTACTGGTCAATTTAACTTTAGTGTTGATGAAGCCTATTTAATTGAAAACGGTAAAATCACAAAGCCATTAAAAGGCGCAACTCTCATCGGCGAAGCAAAGGAAATTATGAATAAAATTTCCATGTGTTCCCAAGATTTGGAACTTGCGCCTGGGTTCTGTGGCTCCGTCAGTGGCAGTATTTACACCACTGTAGGACAACCACACATCAAAGTTGATTCCATCACAGTTGGTGGACGTTAATAATTTTAGATTTTAAATTTTGGATTTTGGGTTGTGAATGAGTAGGAGTTTAAAGCCAGTATCTGTAGGTCAATGTCCACCAAAATTATTTTACGGTGGGCATTACCCACCGTACTAGCGTAGCAAGCTTAATGTATTGGGTTGAGTAATCATAAAATAGTTTTATTTGGTACTAGCTAGGTTTTTTAATTCCAATGTTTTTAGGCTGATGTGCTACTACATATATTTCTTAGGCGAAAAACGTAATTCATAATATCCAAAAATCCGAAATTTGATTTACTTGTCAAAATCCAAAATCTCAAATCAAAGATTGGCTATGCCGAACATTAATGAAATCGCTACTTATGCCCAAGACAATGCTCAAAAGCTGGGCATCCAAAAATTCGATATTTATGGCTCAACTGTAGATGAAACTAGTGTACAAGTTGACCAAGGTGAGCCAAAGCAAGTCAAAGCTTCAAATCGTTCTGGTGTAACTGTACGCGTCTGGAATGAAGACAATACCATAGGTATTACTAGCACCACAGATGTAGATCCCAAAGGGCTAGAATTAGCTTTAAAAACGGCTTATGAAGCTAGTTTTTTTGGTGTCAAAGAAAATGTTCCTGATTTTAGTCCAGAGGCTACTGTTCCTCTTGCTAATACGTTAAATGAGAAAGCGCCTCAAGCTCCTGTTTCGGAACTAATAGAAAAATTGCTAGTGGCTGAAAAAGAACTGCTGGCTGCTCATCCGGCTATCAAAGGTGTACCTTACAACGGCTTGGCACAAAGAGATATTGATCGATTTTATCTCAATAGCCAAGGTGCTTTAAGAACTGAGTCTGTTTCTTTGTCATCAGTTTATCTGTACAGCAAAACTGAAGAGGAAGGGAAAAAACCACGCAGTGCCGGTGCTTACAGAATCAACCGTAGCTTAGAAAATTTGGATATCAATGGATGTATCCAAGAAACTGCTGAAAAAACTATTAGTCATCTCAATTACGACAAAATTAAAACTGGTAAGTATCGGGTGATTTTTTCACCGGAAGCCTTTTTAAGTTTGCTAGGGGCTTTTTCTAATTTATTTAATGCCCAAAATATTCTTGATAAACAAAGCTTATCTACTCCCGATGATTTAGGCAAGCAAATTGCTTCGCCTTTATTATCGGTTTATGATGATGCTTTGCACCCTGCGAATATAGGTGCAGAAAGTTTTGATGGCGAAGGTACACCTACTCGTCAGATTAGACTAATAGAAAATGGGATTTTAACAGGATTTCTTCATAGTGCTGGGACGGCAAAAAGGTTGAATACTCAACCTACAGGTAATGCTAGTATTGGGGCGAAAGTTAGTGTTAGTCCTAACTTTTATCATGTGTTTGCTTCTGGGAATTCTGAGGAGAAATTTAGCTTAGAAACAGCAGACAATGTAATTTTGATAGATGATTTACACGCTTTGCACGCTGGTGTGAAATCTTTGCAAGGATCTTTTTCTCTGCCCTTTGATGGTTGGTTAATTAACAAAGGTGTCAAAACAAGTATTGAATCAGCAACAGTTGCTGGTGATTTCTTAGAACTTTTGAAATCAATTATTTACGTAGAACCAGAAGTGGCTTTAACACCTGGTGGTGTGGCTCCGAAAATTTGGGTGGAGGAATTATCAATTACTGGTGAATAAATTATGCCAAATTGACTGTTGGTAGGGTGCGTCGGTATGAATATTTTCTTGGTACAGCTAGTTTTTTTCGCAAGTAGCGCACCCTGCTGGAATGAAATTAATAAAATAGGATATTAGACGTAGGTTGGGTGGAGTGCAGCGCAACCCAACCCAACACATATCAGGGTGTTGGGTTACGCAAATCCTCCACCCAACCTACATTTTTTTCTACATTTTAGGCTTGTCACGCCACTACTGGTACGGCAAGGCTAACTCTGTTCTTGAGGAATTTGTCCGATTTGGGCTGTGAGTTTTTCTTTATCCAATCGGCGCTTTTTAGCGTAAAGCTGAATTGTGACTGCCATAAAGATAATCAAGGCAAAAATTAGCCAAGCAGTGAGATCCGTAGGCAGATTATTCTTAAACACAGCCAGCATTACGATAACCACTAGCATCACTGTTGGTGCTTCGTTCAGCGCTCGTAACTGCTGACTACTCCAGCGACATTCATCGGCGGCTAACTTCTTCATTAACCGACCGCAGTAATGATGATAACCAAGTAATAAAGCAACACACAGCAGCTTAAAGTGTAACCAACCCTGTTTTAAGACTTCTGGTTCCGTACTCACTAAACCGATCGCCATTGCTACTGTCACCAACATTCCTGGTGTAGTGATAATGTTGTAGAGGCGCTTCTCCATAATTTGATACTGATTTTTCAGTATCGTCCGTGCTGGTTCTGGTTCCTGGTTAGCCTCCACATGATAGATGAATAACCTTACCAAGTAGAACAACCCAGCAAACCAAACCACAATCCCAATAATATGAAATGCTTTAAACCAGGAATATGCCATGAATGCAACCTGCCTTTATCTATCTGTTCTTGAATGATTGCAATTACCCTCATTATCAGGTTACGGCAAAACTCCATCCGACATGTTGGATAGATAAAGAACTTAGGAATGGAGAGAAGTCAATAGGACTTACGCACCCAGATTTTCTGTTGAGACCTAGTCTAAGGGTGTAAGGGTTTTCAACATTTACCCCTATACCCCTATACCCTTCTCCAAACCCATGATCTTTCGTTTTCATGGGTAAGTCCTAGTCAATTCCAAATGCAAACACTCCTGGGGAGTGGGGATCGGTAAATTTTATTCTCTGCTCCTTGCCTCCTAATCAGCTGTTTGCGTATCTGCTACCTTATTTGTCGTCGGTACGACTAGCACTTTGTCAACGCGGTTGCCATCCATGTCCATGACCTCAATTCGCATACCTTGCCACTCAAAATGATCGGCGGCGGCGGGAATGCGGCCAAGATGGGTAATGACGAAACCACCAAGGGTTTGATAGCTACCCCGTTCTTCAAAGTCCCACTCCTCAAGATCAAACAGTTCAAAAAAGTCTTCCACGGCTAACATTCCATCGAGTAGCCAGGAACCATCCTCTCGTTGCACAGCTTGGGGTTCTTCTTCCCCATCAGCAGAAGGTACATCGCCAACAATTTCGCTCATGATGTCGTTAAGAGTGACTAATCCTTGAATTACGCCGTATTCATCGACGACTAGCGCCATGTGAGTGATGGTTTGCTTAAATAACTCTAAAACTTTTAAGCCACGGGTGCTTTCGGGTACGAATACAGGCTGGCGCAATCCCACTGTTAAATCTAGGGAATCGCCTCTAAGACTTCTGGCGAGTAAGTCGGTGACAGGAATGATTCCTAAGACGTTATCCAGTCCTCCCTGACATACGGGATAACGGGAGTAACCGTTTTCGCTCATTTTTTGGCGATTTTCTTCGGTTGTGTCTTCCAAATCTAACCAGACGATATCAGGACGGGGTGTCATAAAGGAACTGACAGGGCGATCGCCTAGACGAAAAACTCGCTCTACCATATCCTGTTCTGCTTCCTCAAAGGTTCCCGCTTCCGTACCTTGTTCAATCAGGATTTTAATTTCTTCTTCCGTGACTTGTGGTTCTAGAGAAGGCGTAATCCCCATAGTTCGCAGTACCATGTCCGTAGATGCACTCAACAAATGCACCGCCGGAGAAGCCAAAGTTGCCAAAGCACGCATAGGAATGGCAACAACAGCAGCAATACGTTCAGGACTGTTTAAGGCCAGACGCTTTGGCACTAGTTCACCAATAATCAGCGATAAGTAAGTAATAATCAAAAC contains:
- the gcvP gene encoding aminomethyl-transferring glycine dehydrogenase, which codes for MVSYASIRQSSDEADSTVDASQKLDARKQDLNNFIQRHIGPSSADIQHMLDVLGFSSLDDLIEKTVPSTIRLHKKLQLPTAQTEYAALAKLKQIASKNQVFRSYIGMGYYDTITPPVIGRNILENPGWYTAYTPYQPEIAQGRLEALLNFQTMIIDLTGLEIANASLLDEATAAAEAMSMSYGVSKNKANAYFVSHDCHPQTIDVLQTRAKPLGIEIIIGDHQTFDFQKPIFGAVLQYPASDGTIYDYRAFIETAHAQGALVTVAADPLSLTLLTPPGEFGADIAVGSTQRFGIPLGFGGPHAAYFATKEEYKRQVPGRIVGVSKDVNGKTALRLALQTREQHIRREKATSNICTAQVLLAVMASMYAVYHGPEGLKQIAENIHQLTVTLAEGLKRLGYKISSEHFFDTLRVELGTNNLETILAGCQARNINLRIFDETAVGISLDETTTPEDLIDLWQIFAGEDNLPFTPEELISSLNLPLRSSSYLTHPVFNRYHSETELLRYLHRLETKDLSLTTSMIPLGSCTMKLNATSEMIPVTWEEFGRIHPFAPLTQTRGYQILFQQLEAWLAEITGFAGVALQPNAGSQGEYTGLLVIRQYHESRGETHRNVCLIPTSAHGTNPASAVMCGMKVVAVACDAGGNIDIDDLKAKAEKHSHELAALMVTYPSTHGVFEAGIQEICAVIHSHGGQVYMDGANMNAQVGICRPGDIGADVCHLNLHKTFCIPHGGGGPGMGPIGVASHLVRFLPGHPVLGSGKNPQNIGAVAAAPWGSASILVISWMYIAMMGADGLTQATKVAILNANYIAKRLETYYPVLYKGQNGLVAHECILDLRALKKSANIEIDDIAKRLIDYGFHAPTVSWPVTGTIMVEPTESESQAELDRFCDALIAIRQEIAAIEAGKMDTHNNLLKNAPHTIESLIVGEWLHPYSREQAAYPVSWTREYKFWPSVGRIDAAFGDRNFVCSCLPMEAYN
- a CDS encoding TldD/PmbA family protein, which gives rise to MLTSTLLLSNQLPNLQYSSTPERFDETWEAPLATLLGLGRAAGADFIELFLERRNYISSLAEDDTITSISPSLATGAGVRVFRGKADCYVSTNDLSFSGLKAALEKGLSILGLQLPAPNAFIPEINLELLRDYATKRGKDAWLPLCSSIREMGEILLDGTAYLKQKANHIQSRRASYFRDWQEVLVAASDGTFARDIRLTQSVGFNLLCADGANRASIGERAGNTSDANFLRTWDYQQAAEQISESAGKMLYADYVESGTYPIIMANHFGGVIFHEACGHLLETTQIERNTTPFADKKGEKIAHESLTAWDEGRADNAFGTIDMDDEGMPAQRTLLIEKGVLKNFLADRTGSSRTGHPRTGSGRRQNYTFAAASRMRNTYIATGDYTVEELFASVDKGIYCKKMGGGSVGATGQFNFSVDEAYLIENGKITKPLKGATLIGEAKEIMNKISMCSQDLELAPGFCGSVSGSIYTTVGQPHIKVDSITVGGR
- a CDS encoding TldD/PmbA family protein: MPNINEIATYAQDNAQKLGIQKFDIYGSTVDETSVQVDQGEPKQVKASNRSGVTVRVWNEDNTIGITSTTDVDPKGLELALKTAYEASFFGVKENVPDFSPEATVPLANTLNEKAPQAPVSELIEKLLVAEKELLAAHPAIKGVPYNGLAQRDIDRFYLNSQGALRTESVSLSSVYLYSKTEEEGKKPRSAGAYRINRSLENLDINGCIQETAEKTISHLNYDKIKTGKYRVIFSPEAFLSLLGAFSNLFNAQNILDKQSLSTPDDLGKQIASPLLSVYDDALHPANIGAESFDGEGTPTRQIRLIENGILTGFLHSAGTAKRLNTQPTGNASIGAKVSVSPNFYHVFASGNSEEKFSLETADNVILIDDLHALHAGVKSLQGSFSLPFDGWLINKGVKTSIESATVAGDFLELLKSIIYVEPEVALTPGGVAPKIWVEELSITGE
- the hemJ gene encoding protoporphyrinogen oxidase HemJ; the encoded protein is MAYSWFKAFHIIGIVVWFAGLFYLVRLFIYHVEANQEPEPARTILKNQYQIMEKRLYNIITTPGMLVTVAMAIGLVSTEPEVLKQGWLHFKLLCVALLLGYHHYCGRLMKKLAADECRWSSQQLRALNEAPTVMLVVIVMLAVFKNNLPTDLTAWLIFALIIFMAVTIQLYAKKRRLDKEKLTAQIGQIPQEQS